A portion of the Streptomyces erythrochromogenes genome contains these proteins:
- a CDS encoding recombinase family protein, with amino-acid sequence MHQDTICDLYLRLSLDRDGKTAIERQEADCRAWAEHNGLTVRKVHIDRGRSGYKTVERKGFDAALAAVTAGVVGTLIVWKLDRLSRKGIGQVGKVLDDIEKAGGRLVSVVDGLDTSNDSARMVVAMLAELARSESKNLGTRVGHAKRYLRSKGQWIGGQPPYGLLIDPQTKKLVHDPEHAVYARLIADEALAGMSLVRIARLLNEYEILSPRGGQWNAASIMQLLRSPAFAGLMPETETVETDDGERKYTGRVFPYRDPETLDTVEIGEGIITVGEREQIFHSLESRTFVHAGKRRPKPEGTALLTGLVYCAVPGCGRRMHRVGGSYQCMARRAGNQCIGASALAEAVDQYVTEQFLTKLPALEPDDPLLVAIADRWVHRVDPETFAKRDALTAEIQDEEARLADLEDARYVRGEFSGAAAVERYNRLAERLRGRIEGLSADLRKLPMPSVDVSPMLDALTLREAWADATSEDRRGRLSLAIDRVEVTKGVRGQRIIPEQRIQIQWAKLGADAAT; translated from the coding sequence GTGCACCAAGACACGATCTGTGACCTGTACCTCCGGCTGTCCCTCGACAGGGACGGCAAAACCGCAATCGAACGGCAGGAAGCCGACTGCCGTGCCTGGGCCGAACACAACGGGCTGACCGTCCGCAAGGTCCACATAGACAGAGGGCGCTCCGGCTACAAGACCGTTGAGCGCAAGGGCTTCGACGCCGCGTTGGCAGCTGTCACGGCGGGCGTCGTCGGCACGCTGATCGTCTGGAAGCTGGACCGTCTGTCCCGCAAGGGGATCGGCCAGGTGGGCAAGGTGCTGGACGACATCGAGAAGGCCGGCGGCCGTCTAGTCTCGGTCGTGGACGGCCTCGACACCTCGAACGACTCGGCGCGCATGGTCGTCGCGATGCTTGCTGAACTCGCCCGGTCCGAGTCGAAGAATCTCGGCACGCGCGTCGGACACGCAAAGCGCTACCTCCGCAGCAAGGGTCAGTGGATCGGCGGACAGCCTCCGTACGGGCTGCTCATCGACCCGCAGACCAAGAAGCTCGTTCATGACCCGGAACACGCCGTCTACGCCCGTCTCATCGCGGATGAAGCGCTCGCCGGAATGTCGCTGGTCAGGATCGCCCGACTTCTCAACGAGTACGAGATTCTTTCACCCAGAGGCGGGCAGTGGAACGCGGCCAGCATCATGCAGCTCCTGCGCTCCCCGGCGTTCGCCGGCCTGATGCCGGAGACCGAGACCGTCGAGACGGACGACGGCGAGCGGAAGTACACGGGCAGGGTCTTCCCGTACCGCGATCCCGAGACTCTGGACACCGTCGAGATCGGCGAGGGGATCATCACGGTCGGAGAGCGTGAACAGATCTTCCACAGCCTGGAATCCAGGACGTTCGTACACGCAGGAAAGCGGCGGCCGAAGCCCGAGGGGACGGCGCTGCTCACGGGACTCGTCTACTGCGCGGTGCCCGGCTGCGGTCGCCGGATGCACCGCGTGGGAGGCAGCTACCAGTGCATGGCTCGCCGCGCGGGCAACCAGTGCATCGGAGCGTCGGCGCTGGCTGAAGCGGTTGACCAGTACGTGACGGAACAGTTCCTCACGAAGCTCCCAGCGCTCGAACCGGACGACCCGTTGCTTGTCGCGATCGCAGACCGCTGGGTGCACCGCGTGGACCCGGAGACCTTCGCGAAACGTGATGCGCTTACTGCTGAGATCCAGGATGAGGAAGCCCGCCTCGCCGATCTGGAGGACGCGCGATACGTGCGCGGTGAGTTCAGCGGCGCAGCAGCAGTGGAGCGTTATAACCGGCTTGCGGAGCGCCTGAGAGGACGCATCGAGGGGCTTAGCGCCGATCTCCGAAAGCTCCCCATGCCGTCCGTGGACGTGTCTCCGATGCTCGACGCCCTCACCCTGCGTGAAGCGTGGGCGGATGCGACTAGCGAAGACCGGCGTGGCCGGTTGTCGCTTGCCATTGACCGG
- a CDS encoding thioredoxin domain-containing protein — protein MNDAAPAPTPAPAPRKRARVRAPELIGKGGWLNTGGKDLTLADLRGRITILDF, from the coding sequence ATGAACGATGCTGCCCCGGCGCCCACCCCTGCGCCCGCACCCCGCAAGCGTGCCCGTGTCCGTGCTCCCGAGCTGATCGGCAAGGGGGGCTGGCTCAACACCGGTGGGAAGGATCTGACCCTCGCCGACCTGCGGGGACGTATCACGATCCTCGATTTTTGA